CGTCGTCGTCGCGACCCCGGGCCGCCTGCTCGACCACCTCGAGAAGGGGAACGTGGTGTTCGACGACCTCGAGGTGCTGATCCTCGACGAGGCGGACCGCATGCTCGACATGGGGTTCGCGCCGCAGATCAACCGCGTCGTCGAGCAGATCCCGCCGTACCGGCAGACGCTGCTCTTCAGCGCGACGATGCCACCCGAGGTCGAGGCGCTGGCGCGGAAGTACCTGCGCAAGCCGGTGGTCGTGCAGGTCGGGCGCCGCAACACCGCGACCAAGACGGTGACGCACGCGGTCTATCCCGTGCCGCGCGACCGCAAGAGCCGCCTGCTGGTGGAGCTGCTGCGCAAGCCGGAGATGGACACGGTGCTGGTGTTCGTGCGCACGAAGCCGAACGCGGACCGCGTGGTGCGGCACCTGGAGGGCGCGGGGATCACGGCGGTCGCGATGCACGGCGACAAGACGCAGGTCCAGCGCGTGCAGGCGCTGGAGGACTTCCGCAGCGGCGTGGTGCGCGTGCTGGTGGCGACCGACATCGCGCAGCGCGGGCTCGACATCTCGAACATCTCGCACGTCATCAACTACGACGTGCCCGAGCAGGCCGAGGACTACGTGCATCGCATCGGCCGGACGGGGCGCGCGGCGGCGACGGGCGACGCGTACACGTTCATGGCGCCCGACGAGATCGCGACGGTGCGCCTGATCGAGCGCGTGATCGGGCAGGAGATCCCACGCATCTCGGTGCCGGGGTACGACTTCGGCACGTTCGTCGCCGACTGACGGACGCGGCGCGTGAGCTGGGGACGGAGCGCGGGCCACGGCCCGCGTACGGGCTATCGCGGCGCGAACGCCCCGACGGAGAGCGTGGCGCGCCGCGCGCTCCGCGGCGGCGTGCTGGCGGCGCTCGTCTGGGTGCTGCTGGCGCGACTCGGCGTGCAGGACATGATCGGCATCGCGGAGCTGCGCGGCCTGCCGATCGCCGTCGTGGTGGGCGCGCTCCTGGGCTTGGCGGGCTGGCTCTCGCCCGTGTGGCTGCTGGCGTCGGTCGCGACGCTGACGCTGATCGCGGTCACGGCGACGCCGGTCATGCGCCCCGCGGTGGCCGCGCTGCTGCCGCGCGACGCGGCCGCCGACGCGACGGGCGCCGACGCGGTGTTCGTGATGTCGTCCGCGGTGACCGACGACGGGATGCTGGCGGGGCAGGGGCCGGAGCGCCTGCTGCACGGGCTCGCGCTGGTGCGCGCGTCGGGGCTCCCGCTGGTGGTGAGCGCCGTGCGACGCGGCCCGAGCGGCGTCAGCTCGCTGGACGACCAGCGCGCGCTGGCGGGGCTGGCCGGCGTCGACCGGCTGACGGTGTTCGACTCGGTGGGCTCGACGCGCGACGAGGCGGTACGGCTGGCCGCGACGGCTCGTGCGCGCGGCTGGCGGCGCGTGGCGGTGGTGACGTCGCCGCTGCACGCGCGCCGCGCCTGCGCGACGGTGGCGCGCACGGGGCTCGCGGTGCGCTGCGTGCCGTCGCCGTCGCGCGAGCTCGGGCTGCGCGGACCGACGCCGCTCTCGGGCACCGAGGTGCGCGCCCGCGCCTTCGGCCTCTGGGCGTACGAGTGGGCGGCGTGGTGGACGTATCGGGCGCGCGGATGGGTGTGAGGGGACGATAAGGCGGAGGACGGAAGAGCGGAGGACGGAACGGCGGAAGACGATAGGGCGTGAAACGGAAAGGCGGACCTCCCGGCTCGACGCTTCGAGCTTGGAAGGTCCGCGGTTTCGTTTCACGCCCCATCGTCCTCCGCTTCACCGTCCTCCGCCGTTCCGTCCTCAGCCCTACCGCACGCGTCCGAGCCGCGAGACGGTCACCGTCTCCACCGCCGCGCCGCGGCGCAGCTCGATGCGCAGGTTCGACGCGCCCCAGCCGAGCCCCGAGGCGGCATAGGCCATCGAGTCACGGGTCGCGGACATGCGGACGCCGTAGAGCGTGACCAGCGAGCGCCGCAGCGCGCTGTCGCCGCGCAGGTGCACCGTCACCGCGCCTCGCAGCGTGTCCAGGCGCACCGCCGCCCGCTCGGCCCGCAGTGCGGCGAGGGCGCGGGCGAGCGCGAACGCGGAGCGTACCTCGTCGCCCGCGGAGCGCGCGCGGGCCGCGTCCACCAGCGGCGCCCCCGCCCGCAGCGCGAACGCCGCCAGCAGGCCGACGACGACGAGCGCGATGGAGAGCTCGGGCAGCGTGACGCCGCGGCGCGGGTGGCGAGGCAGGGGAGGCACGTCACGAGGGTAGGGTGGCCGGCGCCGCCAGGCCGTACCCACGGCACGCACCCCGGACCCGCTGCCCGCGGTCCGCAGCCCCGCTCCCAGCGCGGACGCCGGCCGGTGCGTAGTCGAGCGTCGCCGCCCGCATCCGCCGTCGCGGTATGTCCGGCCCGACCTCCACCCGGGACCCGTCCATGCGCCGTTCCCTCCCCGTCCCGCGCGGACCCGCCGCGCTCGCCCTGCTCGCCGCGCTCGCGGCCGTGCCGACCCCCGCCTCCCTGGTCGCGCAGCAGGGCACCCAGCCCATCGACACCGCCTACACGCGGCGGATCCGCGAGCTCACGCCCACGGACCCGCGCTGGAAGTTCACCACGGAGCTGGTGGACTACCTTCCCGCGTCGTCCACCGTCCCGACGCCGCTGCAGGTCCTCGGCTACGTGCCGGGCACGCTCGGCAAGCTCTCGCACACGGCGGACGTCAACAAGTACTTCCGCGCGCTGGCCGAGAAGTCGCCGCGCACCAAGCTGTTCTCGCTGGGCACCAGCGACGAGGGGCGCGAGGAGCTCGTGATGGCGATCGCCGACGAGGCGACGCTGGCGCGGCTGGACGACTACAAGCGCATGAGCGCGCGCCTCGCCGATCCGCGCGGGCTCTCGGCCGACGAGAAGGCGCGCCTCATTCGCGAGGCGAAGCCGATCTACTGGGTCCTCGGCTCCATCCACTCTCCGGAGACGGGGAGCCCGGAGATGCTGATGGAGATGGCGTACCGCCTCGCGGTGGACGAGGGCGCGTACGCGAAGGGCATCCGCCAGAACGTCATCACGCTCATCACGCCCATCCAGGAGGTCGACGGGCGCGATCGCATGGTGGACGTCTACAACCAGAGCGAGAAGCTCAAGCTCGGGCCGACCGGGCGCAGCCTCGTGTACTGGGGCAAGTACACCGCGCACGACAACAACCGCGACGGCATGGTGATCTCGCAGCAGATCACCAAGAACTACCTCAAGGGCTTCCTCGACTGGAAGCCGATCATCACGCACGACCTGCACGAGTCGGTGCCGTTCCTCTACACGAGCACCGGCACGGGCCCGTACAACGACGAGTTCGACGCGATCCAGGTGAACGAGTGGCACCAGCTCGCGTACCAGGAGATCAACGAGCTCACGCGGCGCGGGCTGCCCGGCGTGTGGACGCACGGCTTCTACGACGGCTGGGCGCCCAACTACATGCTGGCGATCTCCAACTTCCACAACTCGCTCGGCCGCTTCTACGAGACGTACACCTCCGGCGGCGCGGGCTGCCAGACGGTGAACCTCGGCGACGCGCAGACGCAGAAGGAGTGGTTCCGCCCCAATCCCGCCGTGAACGGCGTGAAGTGGTGCATCCGCTCCAACGTGAACTACCAGCAGAGCGGCGTGCTGGTCGCGCTGAAGTACGTGGCGGACCACAAGGAGACCTTCCTCGAGAACTACGCGGCGAAGGCCGAGCGGCAGACGCAGAAGGGGCGCACGCAGGCGCCGTACGCGTTCGTGATCCCGCGCGCGCAGCGCCACGCCGCGGAGGCCGCGGACTTCGTCAACCTGCTGCGCCTCACGGCGACGGAGATCCACGAGGCCACCGCGGACTTCACGGTCAACGCGATGCCGAAGATCGTCGAGGGCCGCTCGCCGGAGCCGCGCGCCGACCGCGCGCCGCAGTTCCGCACGACGCCCGTGCAGGTGAAGGCGGGCGACTGGATCGTGCGCATGGACCAGCCGTACACGCAGCTCCCGCGCACGCTGCTCGCGACGCAGACGTACAAGCCCACCGATCCGTCGCCGTACGACGACACCGGCTGGACGCTCGACGAGCTGCGGCACGTCGTCTCGCACACCGTCGCCGACTCCGCGGTGCTGACGCGGCCGATGCGCCTGCTGAGCGCCGATCCGACGGTCGCGGGCACGGTGAAGGGTGACGGCTCGGTGCTCGTGGTGAAGCACCTCGGCGACTGGCGCTCGGCCGTGCTGCCGTGGAAGGCGGGCGGGCGCGTGCGTGTCGCCGACAGCGCGTTCGCGGTGAACGGCACGACGTTCCCCGCGGGCTCGTTCATCGTCGAGTCCCCGAAGGGCGCCGACGTCGTGAAGTCGCTCGGCCTCGAGGCGGTCGCGGTCGCGAGCGCGCCGACGGTGAGGTCGCACGTCGTGTCGCTGCCGCGCATCGCGTACATCCACACCTGGCAGGAGACGCAGAACGAGGGGTGGGTGCGCTTCGCGTTCGACCAGATGGGCATCCCGTACACGTACATGGCGGACCAGAAGCTGCGCGCGCCGGGCGCGCTGGACCGCTACGACGTCGTCGTCTTCCCGCACTCGGGGCAGGGCGGCATGTCGATCGTCAACGGCCGTCCGATGACCGGGCCCGCGGTGCCGTGGCGCGCGAGCAAGGACACGCCGCACCTCGGCAAGTGGGACGAGACGGACGACATGCGGCCCGGCATGGGCCTCGAGGGCGCGGCGTCGCTGCGCCGCTTCGTGGAGCGCGGCGGCCTGCTGCTCGTCGAGGGCTCGACGTCGCGCCTGCCGATCGAGACGGGGCTGACGCCGCAGGTGACCGAGTTCACGGGGCGCAACCTGCAGGCGCGCGGCGCGGTGTTCCGCGCGCAGCCGGTGACGACCACGAGCCCGATCCTCTACGGCTACGACGACCGCACGAGCATGCCCGTGTACTTCAACCAGACGCCGCTGCTGCAGGTGGGCGGCGGGTTCGGCGGGGGCGGCGGTGGTGGCGGCGGTGGCAACGCCGAGGCGGCCGAGGGGGTGGACCCGGCGATCCGCGCCGCGCAGGAGCGCCTGCGCCCGCGCGTGATCCTGCGCTTTCACGACAATGCGGACTCGCTGCGCATCTCGGGGATGCTGAACAACCCCCAGGAGCTGCAGGGCCGTCCGGCGGTCGTCGACGCGCCGCTCGGCAACGGGCACGTGGTGTCGTTCGCGATCCGTCCGTTCTGGCGCCACCAGACGCAGGGCTCGTGGGCGCTCGCGCTGAACGCGATCGCCAACTGGAACGCGCTCACGACGCCCATCGCGACGCCGCGAGCGGCGACGGCCGCGGCGGCGGCTGGTGCGGCCCAGTCCGGTACGCGCGGCGGTCCGGGCGCGGCGCAGCGCGCGCCGCAGCCGTAGAGGGATCGCAGGCGCATTCGTTCACGACGTGAACGAACGCCAGTCGGCGTCCGGGTTCCGGCCGTTCCGCCGGAGCCCGGGCGCCGGTTAGCTTGTGGGCGGTCGACCACTCCTGTCCGGCATCATCGGCGTGTCGAGTGCTCGGCCGGCCCTTTCCTCCGATCGATGCGCATCGCGATCTCCACCGGCGGCGGCGACGCCCCGGGCCTCAACGCCGTGATCCGCGCCAGCGTGCTGGCGGCCCTCCAGCGCGGCTGGGACGTCCTCGGCATCAAGCGCGGCTACGCCGGCCTGCTCGGCGAGGACGAGGTCATCCCGCTCACGCGCGACTCCGTGCGCGGCATCGGCCACACGGGCGGGACGATCCTCCGCACCACGAACCGGGGCAGCCCGTTCAACTACCCGATCGTGCAGGCCGACGGCTCGATCAAGTACGTCGACCGCTCGGACGAGCTGATCGCGAACGCGAAGGCGCTCGGCATCGACGCGATCATCTCGATCGGCGGCGACGGCTCGCTGAAGATCGCGCAGCAGCTGGTCGATCGCGGCATGAAGGTCGTGTGCGTGCCGAAGACGATCGACAACGACGTGCCCTGCACGATCAACACGTTCGGCTTCGACACCGCGGTCAGCACGGTCGTCGAGGCGCTCGACAAGCTGCACACGACGGCGGAGAGCCACGACCGCGTGCTGTGCGTCGAGGTGATGGGGCGCGACACCGGCTTCATCGCGCTCTACGCGGGCATGGCCGGCACGGCGGACGTCGTGCTGATCCCGGAGATCCCGTTCAGCATCGACAAGGTCTGCGAGAAGGTGATGGCGCGCGAGCGCGCGGGCCGTCGCTTCTCGATCATCGTCGTCGCCGAGGGCGCGATCCCAGTGGGCGGCACGGAGTCGATCCTCGGCGAGTCGATGCCCGGGCAGGCGAAGCGCCTGGGCGGCGTGGTCGATCCGCTGTCGCGCGAGATCCAGAAGCGCACGGGCAAGGAGACGCGCTCGCTGATCCTGGGCCACCTGCAGCGCGGCGGGCAGCCGACCAGCTACGACCGACTGCTGTCGACGCGCTTCGGCGGCGCGGCGGTGCGCGCGATCGAGGAGCAGGCGTGGGGGCACATGGTGGCGCTGCAGTCGCCGCACATCGTGTTCGTGCCGATCCCCGAGGTGCTGCGCCACACCAAGCGCGTGGACCCGGACGGCGACATCGTGATGACGGCCCGCGAGATGGGGATCAGCTTCGGCGACTGAGCGGCTGGCCGGGGCGACGCCGGGCGCGCGGGGTATGGCGTTGACCCGGCCGGAGCCCGATCGTCCTTGTGCCGGGACGTGCGTGTCCCCGGGGCCGGACGTCGGCGCGGGCGCGAGGCTGGTGCGTGTCGCGTAAGTGCCGATGCCGCAACCGCTTGTCGCCACCGTCCGGCTGTCCGGCGGGTGGCACCGCCCCTGCCTTACCGGGGGTGGGGGCCCGAAGGGGGCCTCCGCCGAGTCGTCGAGAGGTGTGCATGGTCCGTCTGGTCATCCCGCGCGTTCGCCGCACGGGGCTCGTGCTGGGGCTGCTGGTCGCGCTGACGTCGGGCGCGAGCGTCGCCCAGGCGCAGCTCCCACAGATCCCGAAGCTGCCGTCCCGTCCGTCGGTCCGTGACCTGACGGGCGGGGGCGAGGCGCAGCGCGCGCGTGCGGCCGACACGACCGCGGTGCCCGCGAGCCACCGGCCGCCGCCGGGCATGTGCCGCGTCTGGCTGGACAACGTGCCGCCCGACAAGCAGCCGGCGCCCACGGAGTGCAGCGTCGCGGTGCGGAACCGTCCGGCCAACGGCCGCGTCCTGTTCGGCGACGACTACGTGGCCGACCGCGACCGCGAGCGTGGCAAGGACCGCGGCAAGCCGAAGAGCGGCGAGCGTCCGCACGGCCCGTCGGCCGAGGACGCGCCGCTGGCGGCGAGGGACGACGCGGAGGACGCCGGGAGCATCGCTCCCGGCGTCCTCGCGTTCGAGCCGGCCGTGCAGCCACCCCGCGACTCGGTGCGCCGCGACCCGCGCCAGCGCCGGCCGGTCACGCAGCCCCGTCCGGTCCCGCGCGGCAGCGAGCGCCTGGAGGAGATCGAGGACCCCGAGGACGAGTACGACGCGGGCTATCGCGCGGGCTACGAGGACGCGCTGCGCGGCCGGGCGCCCCGGGTGCGCGGCGTCGCGGTCACGGGCGGGCCGGGCGGGCAGGGCGGGGCGGGCCGCGCGGGGACGACGGCGGTCGTCGTGCCCCAGGGCGAGGACCCCCGCTACTTCAACAACGGCCGCTACGCCCCGCCGGGGCGCGCCAACGGGGTGTGCCTCGACCGCGACCAGGACGGCTGGTGCGACGACCCGCGCTTCGGCGCGCCGGTCTGCCGCGACCTCGACGGCGACGGCCGCTGCGACGACTACCCCGAGGACGCGTCGGCGCCGTACCCGACGACGCTGCCGTCGATGACCGCCGGCCGCGACGTGCAGGGCGGCCGCGGCTCGCGCGAGGCGATCCGCTGGCTGGGCACGGCCGAAGTCGTGGCGCGTCCGAGCGGCGGCCGTGCGGGCGGGACGCCGTACCGGATCCTCTGGTACGACGCGAACACCAACGCGCTGCTGCAGGCCTGGACCGACCGCGACGGCGACGGCACCGCGGACCGGGTCGAGATCTATCGGAACGGACGCCGGGTGAAGCTGCTTGGGCGATAAAGCGGAGGACGATACGGCGGAAGACGGAACGGCGTGAGACGGTGGGGCGGACCCTTCAGGCTCGAAGCTTCGAGCTCGAAGGTCCGCCTTTCCGTTTCACGCCCCTTCGTCCTCCGCTTCACCGTCCTCCGCCGTTCCGTCCTCCGCTCCTCGGTTCCGGCACTACAGCCGCTGGCGCCGCTTCTGCATCATTCCCCGCCGTGCGCACTCCAATAGACCGCTATCTGCCGCCCGACCACGCGGCCTTCGTCGCCGCGGAGCCGCCCACCGGCCGCGTCATCGTCATCGCGCCCACGCGTGCGGCGTGCGAGACCATCGAGCTCGCGGTCGGCCTGCACCTCGACACGTACCTCGAGCAGCACCACGGCGCGCGCGTGCGCGAGCTGGCGCGCAGCGGGCAGGGGTTCGGCATCGTCGCCGGCACGGGGACCGGCAAGACGCTGGCGATCCGCCCGATCGCCGAGGAGATCGTGGGGACGC
This is a stretch of genomic DNA from Roseisolibacter agri. It encodes these proteins:
- a CDS encoding DEAD/DEAH box helicase — translated: MASILAPTADAPAEAPIAEAPPPTFAELGLAEPILRAVADRGYERPSPIQAQAIPVILRGRDIMGLAQTGTGKTAAFSLPVVHRLLGGPRRTRVLVLTPTRELCLQVEASFRAYSEHAELSVVAVYGGVPYEVQEEALRGGVDVVVATPGRLLDHLEKGNVVFDDLEVLILDEADRMLDMGFAPQINRVVEQIPPYRQTLLFSATMPPEVEALARKYLRKPVVVQVGRRNTATKTVTHAVYPVPRDRKSRLLVELLRKPEMDTVLVFVRTKPNADRVVRHLEGAGITAVAMHGDKTQVQRVQALEDFRSGVVRVLVATDIAQRGLDISNISHVINYDVPEQAEDYVHRIGRTGRAAATGDAYTFMAPDEIATVRLIERVIGQEIPRISVPGYDFGTFVAD
- a CDS encoding YdcF family protein, coding for MSWGRSAGHGPRTGYRGANAPTESVARRALRGGVLAALVWVLLARLGVQDMIGIAELRGLPIAVVVGALLGLAGWLSPVWLLASVATLTLIAVTATPVMRPAVAALLPRDAAADATGADAVFVMSSAVTDDGMLAGQGPERLLHGLALVRASGLPLVVSAVRRGPSGVSSLDDQRALAGLAGVDRLTVFDSVGSTRDEAVRLAATARARGWRRVAVVTSPLHARRACATVARTGLAVRCVPSPSRELGLRGPTPLSGTEVRARAFGLWAYEWAAWWTYRARGWV
- a CDS encoding pilus assembly FimT family protein encodes the protein MPPLPRHPRRGVTLPELSIALVVVGLLAAFALRAGAPLVDAARARSAGDEVRSAFALARALAALRAERAAVRLDTLRGAVTVHLRGDSALRRSLVTLYGVRMSATRDSMAYAASGLGWGASNLRIELRRGAAVETVTVSRLGRVR
- a CDS encoding M14 family zinc carboxypeptidase is translated as MRRSLPVPRGPAALALLAALAAVPTPASLVAQQGTQPIDTAYTRRIRELTPTDPRWKFTTELVDYLPASSTVPTPLQVLGYVPGTLGKLSHTADVNKYFRALAEKSPRTKLFSLGTSDEGREELVMAIADEATLARLDDYKRMSARLADPRGLSADEKARLIREAKPIYWVLGSIHSPETGSPEMLMEMAYRLAVDEGAYAKGIRQNVITLITPIQEVDGRDRMVDVYNQSEKLKLGPTGRSLVYWGKYTAHDNNRDGMVISQQITKNYLKGFLDWKPIITHDLHESVPFLYTSTGTGPYNDEFDAIQVNEWHQLAYQEINELTRRGLPGVWTHGFYDGWAPNYMLAISNFHNSLGRFYETYTSGGAGCQTVNLGDAQTQKEWFRPNPAVNGVKWCIRSNVNYQQSGVLVALKYVADHKETFLENYAAKAERQTQKGRTQAPYAFVIPRAQRHAAEAADFVNLLRLTATEIHEATADFTVNAMPKIVEGRSPEPRADRAPQFRTTPVQVKAGDWIVRMDQPYTQLPRTLLATQTYKPTDPSPYDDTGWTLDELRHVVSHTVADSAVLTRPMRLLSADPTVAGTVKGDGSVLVVKHLGDWRSAVLPWKAGGRVRVADSAFAVNGTTFPAGSFIVESPKGADVVKSLGLEAVAVASAPTVRSHVVSLPRIAYIHTWQETQNEGWVRFAFDQMGIPYTYMADQKLRAPGALDRYDVVVFPHSGQGGMSIVNGRPMTGPAVPWRASKDTPHLGKWDETDDMRPGMGLEGAASLRRFVERGGLLLVEGSTSRLPIETGLTPQVTEFTGRNLQARGAVFRAQPVTTTSPILYGYDDRTSMPVYFNQTPLLQVGGGFGGGGGGGGGGNAEAAEGVDPAIRAAQERLRPRVILRFHDNADSLRISGMLNNPQELQGRPAVVDAPLGNGHVVSFAIRPFWRHQTQGSWALALNAIANWNALTTPIATPRAATAAAAAGAAQSGTRGGPGAAQRAPQP
- a CDS encoding 6-phosphofructokinase, coding for MRIAISTGGGDAPGLNAVIRASVLAALQRGWDVLGIKRGYAGLLGEDEVIPLTRDSVRGIGHTGGTILRTTNRGSPFNYPIVQADGSIKYVDRSDELIANAKALGIDAIISIGGDGSLKIAQQLVDRGMKVVCVPKTIDNDVPCTINTFGFDTAVSTVVEALDKLHTTAESHDRVLCVEVMGRDTGFIALYAGMAGTADVVLIPEIPFSIDKVCEKVMARERAGRRFSIIVVAEGAIPVGGTESILGESMPGQAKRLGGVVDPLSREIQKRTGKETRSLILGHLQRGGQPTSYDRLLSTRFGGAAVRAIEEQAWGHMVALQSPHIVFVPIPEVLRHTKRVDPDGDIVMTAREMGISFGD